In the genome of Vicinamibacterales bacterium, the window TCAGCTGCTCTGCCTGCTGCTCACGCTGCTGGTCACCCCGGTGGTCTACTCGTACTTCGACGGCATGCGCGAAGTGCGCCCGTCCGACCTCCTGAAGGTGCTCAAGGCGAAGCTGGCTGGTCGCAAGCAGGCCGCGGTCGTACCGGGAGCGGTGGAGCCGGTCGAACTCTAGGACGCGAACCGAGGAGTGGGGGAGGCCGTTCGCCTCCCTCATCCAATCTATATCCCGTCGAGGAGCGAGGCTCCCGCGCCCGCCAGGTACTCGTCGAAGTCGTGCACAATCACGTCGGCGGCCACGTCTGGCATGCGGAACACGTCCGGGCCGAAGCTGGTTGTCATGGCAACCGTCTGCATGCCTGCGGCGCGTGCGGCCTGGATGCCCGCCGGGGCATCCTCGAACGCCACACAATCCGCGGGCGGGACGCCGAGACGGTCGGCGGCCGCCAGGAACACGTCCGGGAACGGTTTGCCGCGGGCCACCTGGTCGCTTCGGACGATGCAGGTGAGACGCGACGTCAGGCCGAGCTCGACGAGGCTGTGCTCCACGTTCTCAGGCGGGGCCGATGTCGCGATTGCCGCGGGAATCCCCCTGGCGTTGAGTCGTGCGAGGAGCCGCTCGAACCCTGGGGACAGCGACAGCCGCCCTCGCGACAGCGTGCGGTAGAGCGATTCCTTCTCGTCCGCGAACGCGCGGTGTTCCGGGTCCGACAGCGGGCGCCGGAACAGATCAGGAAAGATGTCGCGGTTGCGCCGGCCGTCGAGGCGCTTGCGGTCGTCGATCGTCAGGGGCGGGAGGCCGTGACGCTCGGCGAAGATCGCAAACGCCTCGAGGTGAATCGGCATGTTGTCCACGATCGTGCCGTCGAGGTCGAAGATCGCGCCCCGCATCACAGGCCGAAGAACGCGAACGGGGCCCAGTCCCTGAGCTTCTTCTCGAACGGCGCGACCAGTTCCTTGTTCTTCTCGGTTGTCTCGGGCACTTCGGCGTTCCGCGAGGGCGGGCCGAACTTGCCGGCCTTCGCCTCTTCCGCCATCGTCTTGAAATCGAAGCCGACCGCCGACATGCCGATGGCCGCGTAGACCTGCTCGCGCGCCCACTCGTACTCCCTGAGCGAGAATCCGGCCTCGTTCAAAGCCTCGACCTGAACGCGCTTGGCCTCCACGAGCAGCGAACCGAGATCCCGGAGCTGGGCCATGACCTCGGTGACGGAGGCGTCCCGATTCCCGCCCCGCTCTCGGTCCAGCCTGTCGTACTTCGTCTTCAGGGCCTGCATGCGCGCGCCGAGCTTCGTCTCCATCTCCTGCTGCACCTTCACGAAGCGCCCCACCAACTGTTCCGTGAGCTCTCCGCCTTCAGGCGCCGTGAAGCCGCCCGTATTCCTCACGCCCTTCTCGATCTCCGAGTACTGCTTGATGCTGCCGGCGAACTGGGTGACGGGCCTCAAGAACCGGTCGTAGGCGAGATAGCCGACGACGCCACCAATCACGATCAGGATGGCCAGCGCGACGAGACAACCGATGGCGAATTTCTTCATTCGCGATCCCCTTTCAAAGTGGACGCATCATAGTGCCGAAGCTGTGCCACTGCGGTCAACCCCGGCCCGCTACGCCAGCCGATCGAGCTCGTTCAGCAGCCGGTCCACTTCCTCTCCGGTGTTGTAGTGGGCCAGTCCCACCCGCACCATGCCGCCCGAGGTCTGCAGCCCGAGCCGCTCGCAGATCGCCAGCGCGTAGAAATGTCCGTCCCAGACGAAGATGCCGGCGCCGGCGAGGTGCTCGCTGACCGCGCGCGGGGAGTGACCGTCGACCGTGAACGACACGGTCGGCACCCGTTCGTCGAGCCGCGCCGGCTCCGTGATGCCGAACACGTGCACCTTCTTGTTCGCCGTCAGACCTGCGAGCAGCCGCGCACAGAGCTCCCGTTCGTGCGCGTGGACCGCGTGGAGACCGGCAACGATCCGCTGGCGCCGGGACACCTGGCCTCCGGCTGGCCCTCCGAGGCTGGCAAGGTGCTCAACGGCGGCACGCGTGCCCGCAATGCCTTCGTGGTTGAGCGTGCCGGTCTCGAACTTCTCGGGCGATTGGTCGCCGGCCGGCCGCACCTTGTAGGCCCGCAGCGATTCGAGGAGGTCGAGCCGGCCGTACAGCACGCCCACGTGCGGGCCGAAGAACTTGTACGCCGAGCAGGCGAGCAGGTCGCAGCCAAGCTGCTGCACATCGATGGACCCGTGCGGGGCATACTGCACGGCGTCGATGAACGTCAGCGCACCGACCGACTTCGCCGCCTGAACCACACGACAAACGTCGTTGATGGTGCCGACGGAATTGGCCGCATAGCCGACGGCGACGATCTTCGTGCGTGCGCAGAGCTGACGCTCCAGCGAGTCCATGTCGAGCGTGCAGTCTGCCGTGTGGATATCGACCCAGCGGACGATCGCGCCGCGGTCCTCGGCGAGGAGCACCCAGGGGCTGATGTTGGCGTCGTGATCGAGTCGCGTGACCAAAATCTCGTCGCCGGGCGACAGGAGCCGCCCCAACGCGCGGCTGACGGCGAACGTCAGCGTGGTCATGTTCGCGCCGAACACGATCTCGCGCGGCGACGCGGCGCCGAGCATGTCCGCCATCGCCAGGTGCGCGTCGGCGAGCATCGCGTCACTGCGCTTGCTCGTCGCGAACGCGCCGCCGTGGTTCGCATTGTCGTAGGTCAGGTAGTGGGAGACGGCGTCGATGACGCCGCGGGGAACCTGGGTGCCGCCCGGATTGTCGAAGAAGACGATCGGCCGACTGTCGTGAAGCTGGGAGAGCGCCGGAAACTGGCCACGAATACCGTGCACGTTGAACATGCCGCTCATTGTATCAATTGTCCCGATCTCAGGGCTTCGCCTCGGCCAGCTTCAGACCGATCGCGGCACCCCCAGGGTACGCAGCCTCGTGCAGCGGGCACATCGGCCTGGTCCTCGACGTCCTCCAGGCTCTGGACGCACGGCTTCCTATCGGTGGTTTCAGGACCGGTTCGAGATCTCCGCCTGATAGACCCGGGACACCAGCGGGTGGTCGACGAGTGGTGCGATGTCGCGCGAGGCGGCGAGCACGCCAGCCAGCCTGACGCCCGTCTCGACACCCAATCCGTCGAGCATGTAGATCAAATCTTCCGTGGCGAGATTCCCCGATGCGCCGGGCGCGTAGGGACACCCTCCGAGGCCGCCGGCCGATGCGTCGAACGTGCGCACGCCGCCGTCGAGCCCCGTCAGGACGTTCGCCAGTCCCGTTCCCCGCGTGTCGTGAAAGTGCAGGGCGATCCGATCGAGTCCCACTCGGCCGCCGACCACGTCGAGCACCGCTCGCACCTGGCCGGGATGTGCGATGCCAATCGTGTCGCTCACCACCGCTTCGAAGATGCCGAGGTCCAGGAACCGTTCGGCGAGATCGGCGACCCGCTCGGGCGGGACATCGCCCTCGTACGGGCACCCGAAGCAGGTCGAGAGATACCCCCGCACCCGGATGCCATGCGCGACGGCCACGCCAATCACGCGCCGGTAGGTGGCCAGCGACTCGTCGATTCCCTGGTTGATGTTCCGCCGGCTGAATGTCTCGGATGCCGCGGCGAAGACCGCGACCTCCTGGAGTCCCGAGGCCATCGCGCGCTCGAGGCCCTCGAGGTTCGGCACGAGCGCGGTGTAGACCGTTCCCGGCCGCCGGTCAATCCCCGCGAATACCTTCTCGGCATCGGCCATCTGGGGGACCCACGTCGGGCTGACGAAGGCGGATACCTCGATGACCGGCAGACCCGCCGCCGACAGGCGGTTGACGAACGCGATCTTGTCGTTGGTCCCGACGATCGCGGCCTCGTTCTGCAGACCATCGCGTGGGCCGACTTCGACGACGCGCACGCGCGTCACACCACCTCCATCAGGCTGACACCGGGCTGCACCAGGTCACCCACACGGCACGCGATGCTGCCAACGACGCCGTCGCGCGGCGAGCGAACCGGCAATTCCATCTTCATGGCCTCGAGCGTGATCACCACGTCGCCCTTTCGGACGCGGTCTCCCGCGTTCACGGCGACGGCTACGACTCTCGCGGGCATCGGGGCCGCGAGCACATCAGGTGCCGAGCGCGCGAAGCGTGGGGGCGCGGCCGCCTCGGCCTCGACCTCGAATTCATAGACTTCACCGTCCACGAACGCCTGGCGCGTGCGCCCCGCTTCAGTGATGAACACGCTTCGCGTTCGGTCACCGTCGTGGACCCGGAATTCCGATGGTGACTCGGCAACGACGGTGAAGGAGGAATCACGTGCGGGGTGCGAGGCGCGAGGTGTGAGGGGCGGATTCTCGACTCGAACGTCGCTGGACGCGCTCGACCCGCCGGTCGCGGCCGTGGCGTGTTCCACCACCGCGCGATAGACGTCACCTCGGTGCCGCACGACGAAGGTGCCCGGCTTCACCTCAGTTCCTCCATCCCTTCAGGCGATCCCATGGATCGGGAACGACGGCCAGTGGAGGCGAGAGGGTGCCGCTCGTCGCCGATGGATCGAAGGCCACGGCGCCCGCCAGGGCCGCAGCGAGCGACGGTCCGACGCGTTCGCTGCACAGTCCCGCCCCCTCGCGCTCGAGGTACGCGGTATCGATCGCGCCGTCGATGAACCGTTCATCTTCCAGCACGCGGACGAGGAACGGGATGTTGGTGCGGATCCCGAGCACCGGGTATCGCCGAAGCGCAGCCACCAGGCGGAGTCGCGCGATCTCGCGGGTCTCGCCATAGCCGATGAGCTTGGCGAGCATCGGGTCGTAGTAGATGCTCACCTCACCACCCTCGACGACGCCACTGTCCACGCGGATGCCAGGACCGTGCGGTTCGCGGTACACGCTCAGCCGTCCGGCCTGCGGCAGGAAGCCGTTCGCCGGATCCTCCGCGTAGATCCGGCACTCGATCGCGTGGCCACGCTGGGCCAGGTCCGATTGCATCCAGGGCAGCGTTCCCCCGGACGCAACGCGAAGTTGCGCGTGCACGAGGTCGACGCCGGTCACGAGCTCCGTCACCGGGTGCTCCACCTGCAGCCGCGTGTTCATCTCCAGGAAGTAGAACGCCGCCGCCTCGCCCGCACCCTCAACCAGGAACTCGATCGTGCCGGCATTGCGGTAGCCGATGTGACGGGCGAGTGCCGCCGCCGCCTCTCCCATCCGGCGGCGAAGCCCATCGGTGAGCGCAGGTGAAGGGCTTTCCTCGATGATCTTCTGGTGACGCCTCTGAGTCGAGCAATCGCGCTCGAAGAGGTGGACGACCCGGCCGGTGGCGTCCCCGACGACCTGCACCTCGATGTGGCGCGGCCGCTCGAGCTTCCGCTCGAAGTAGACCGTGTCGTCGCCGAAGGCGCTTCGGGCCTCGTGTCGGGCCGACGAGATCGCCTCGTCGAGCGCGGACGGGTCGGTCACGACGCGCATGCCCTTGCCGCCGCCTCCCGCCGACGCCTTCACGATGAGGGGATAGCCCACGCGCGAGGCTGCTGCCCGCAGCGACTCGGCGTCCTTGGTCACAGGTGTTTCGCCCGGAACGGTCGCCAGCCCGGCCTCGTGTGCGCTGTGCCGCGCGGCGATCTTCGAGCCCATCTGCTCGATCGCCTCGGGCGTCGGTCCGACGAAAACGAGCCCGGCGTCGGCGCACCGAGCCGCGAACGCGGCGTTCTCTGCCAGGAAGCCGTAGCCGGGGTGCACCGCGTCGGCACCCTCGCGACGCGCGGCATCAATCAACCGGTCGATGGCCAGGTAGCTCTCGCCGGCCGGAGGGGGGCCGATGAGGACGGCCCGGTCCGCGGCCGCGGCGTGGGGCGAGCGCCGATCGGCTTCCGAGTACACCGCGATGGTCTCGATTCCCAGCTCCCGGCAAGCCCGGATGATGCGAATCGCAATTTCACCTCGGTTTGCGACCAGCAGGCGACGGATCATTCGCCGCCTCCCTCTTGCGGCCGAGTCGTGGAGACCCAGCGTGCGGGGCGCTTCTCGAGGAATGCGCGCATCCCTTCCTGGCCCGCCGGCGAGACGCGACGCGATGCGATCGCGTCGGTCGTGATTTGAAGGACATCGGGCGGAGTGCCGGCCCACACGCGGCGGATCATCTCCTTGGCCGTCGCCACGGCGGCGGGTTCTGCGGTGAGAACCTCTCGGACGTACCGATCCACCGCGCCGTCGAGAGCATCTTGCGGGACGATGTCGTGCACCAGCCCGATTTCGCGCGCCCGCGCGGCGGAGAAGCGGGCCCCGGTGAGGAACAGTTCTCGCGCCGCAGAGCGTCCGATCTTCGCAAGCGCGTACGGAGAAATCACCGCGGGCACGAGTCCGAGCTTCACCTCCGTGAAGCCGAATTGCGTGTCGGGCGTCGCGATCACGATGTCGCAGACGGCCGCGAGGCCGGCGCCGCCTCCGACCGCAGCCCCGTGAATCCGGCCAATCAGCGGCACGGGCACCACGTCGAGCGCCTCGAACATGGCCGCCATGCGCCGCGCGCTCCGAAGATTCTCCTCGCGCGTCACATCGACGGTCTCCGCCATCCAGGCGAGATCGCCGCCCGCACAGAAGACCCGCCCGGCGCCAGAGAGTACGGCCACGCGCACCTCGTCTCCGCCCGTCGCGCGCGTCGTCGCCCAGGCGTGCAGGTCTTCGATGAGGGCCTCGTTGAACGCGTTGCGGACGTCCGGGCGGTCGAGCACGACGTGCTCGACCGGACCAACGCGACGTATCAGGAGATGCCTGTATCCACCCATCGTCGTCCTACATCCTGAACACACCGAACTTCGGCTCACGGACCGGTGCGTTCAGCGCTGCTGCCAGCGCCAGGCCGAGCGCGTCCCTCGTCCGCACCGGATCCAGGATCCCGTCGTCCCACAGCCGCGCCGTCGAGTAGTACGGCGACCCTTCGTGCTCGTACTTCTCCACGATGGGCCGCCGGATGTCCGCTTCCTCGTCCAGCGTGAGGGTTCGACCGTCGCGCGCGAGTTGGTCACGCTTCACGGTGACCAGCACGGACGCGGCCTGCTCGCCCCCCATGACCGAGATGCGGGCGTTGGGCCACATCCACAAGAGCCGTGGCTCGTACGCGCGACCGCACATGCCGTAGTTGCCCGCGCCGAAGGAGCCGCCGATGATGACCGTGAACTTCGGCACCACGGCGTTGGCGACCGCATGGACCATCTTCGCGCCGTCCTTCGCGATCCCGGCCCGCTCGTACTCGCGGCCCACCATGAAGCCGGTGATGTTCTGGAGGAACACGAGGGGGATCCCGCGCAGGTTGCACACCTCGATGAAATGGGTTGCCTTGAGCGCGGATTCGGAGAAGAGCACGCCGTTGTTGGCGATCAGGCCGACAAGGTACCCATGGAGCCGCGCAAACCCGGTCACGAGGGTCGTCGCGTAGCGCTCCTTGAACTCGTCGAAGCGCGACCCGTCCACGAGACGCGCGATGACCTCGCGCACGTCGTACGAGCTGCGGATGTCGGCATTGATGACGCCGTAGAGCTCCTGCGGGTCGTACCGCGGATCCTCGGGCGTCGTGAGGTCGAACGCCGCGGGCCTCGCGCCGTGCAGCGTCGAGACGATGGTTCTCGCAATCCTGAGCGCGTGGTTGTCGTCTTCGGCCAGGTAGTCGGCGACGCCCGACAGGCGCGTGTGGACATCCGATCCACCGAGTTCCTCGGCCGTGACCTCTTCCCCCGTCGCCGCTTTGACGAGAGGCGGGCCGCCCAGGAAGATGGTGCCGTTGCCGCGCACGATGACCGTCTCATCGGACATCGCCGGCACGTACGCCCCGCCCGCCGTGCACGAGCCCAAGACGATCGCCACCTGCGGGATCCGCTCGGCCGACATCCGCGCCTGGTTGTAGAAGATGCGCCCGAAGTGGTCGCGGTCGGGGAAGACCTCGGCCTGGAGGGGCAGAAAGGCGCCGCCGGAGTCGACCAGATAGAGACAGGGGAGCCGGTTCTCGAGCGCCACCTGCTGGGCACGCAGGTGCTTCTTCACCGTGATCGGGAAGTACGTGCCGCCTTTGACCGTGGC includes:
- a CDS encoding HAD family phosphatase; the encoded protein is MRGAIFDLDGTIVDNMPIHLEAFAIFAERHGLPPLTIDDRKRLDGRRNRDIFPDLFRRPLSDPEHRAFADEKESLYRTLSRGRLSLSPGFERLLARLNARGIPAAIATSAPPENVEHSLVELGLTSRLTCIVRSDQVARGKPFPDVFLAAADRLGVPPADCVAFEDAPAGIQAARAAGMQTVAMTTSFGPDVFRMPDVAADVIVHDFDEYLAGAGASLLDGI
- a CDS encoding cysteine desulfurase-like protein, translating into MFNVHGIRGQFPALSQLHDSRPIVFFDNPGGTQVPRGVIDAVSHYLTYDNANHGGAFATSKRSDAMLADAHLAMADMLGAASPREIVFGANMTTLTFAVSRALGRLLSPGDEILVTRLDHDANISPWVLLAEDRGAIVRWVDIHTADCTLDMDSLERQLCARTKIVAVGYAANSVGTINDVCRVVQAAKSVGALTFIDAVQYAPHGSIDVQQLGCDLLACSAYKFFGPHVGVLYGRLDLLESLRAYKVRPAGDQSPEKFETGTLNHEGIAGTRAAVEHLASLGGPAGGQVSRRQRIVAGLHAVHAHERELCARLLAGLTANKKVHVFGITEPARLDERVPTVSFTVDGHSPRAVSEHLAGAGIFVWDGHFYALAICERLGLQTSGGMVRVGLAHYNTGEEVDRLLNELDRLA
- a CDS encoding hydroxymethylglutaryl-CoA lyase — protein: MTRVRVVEVGPRDGLQNEAAIVGTNDKIAFVNRLSAAGLPVIEVSAFVSPTWVPQMADAEKVFAGIDRRPGTVYTALVPNLEGLERAMASGLQEVAVFAAASETFSRRNINQGIDESLATYRRVIGVAVAHGIRVRGYLSTCFGCPYEGDVPPERVADLAERFLDLGIFEAVVSDTIGIAHPGQVRAVLDVVGGRVGLDRIALHFHDTRGTGLANVLTGLDGGVRTFDASAGGLGGCPYAPGASGNLATEDLIYMLDGLGVETGVRLAGVLAASRDIAPLVDHPLVSRVYQAEISNRS
- a CDS encoding biotin/lipoyl-containing protein, whose amino-acid sequence is MKPGTFVVRHRGDVYRAVVEHATAATGGSSASSDVRVENPPLTPRASHPARDSSFTVVAESPSEFRVHDGDRTRSVFITEAGRTRQAFVDGEVYEFEVEAEAAAPPRFARSAPDVLAAPMPARVVAVAVNAGDRVRKGDVVITLEAMKMELPVRSPRDGVVGSIACRVGDLVQPGVSLMEVV
- a CDS encoding acetyl-CoA carboxylase biotin carboxylase subunit — its product is MIRRLLVANRGEIAIRIIRACRELGIETIAVYSEADRRSPHAAAADRAVLIGPPPAGESYLAIDRLIDAARREGADAVHPGYGFLAENAAFAARCADAGLVFVGPTPEAIEQMGSKIAARHSAHEAGLATVPGETPVTKDAESLRAAASRVGYPLIVKASAGGGGKGMRVVTDPSALDEAISSARHEARSAFGDDTVYFERKLERPRHIEVQVVGDATGRVVHLFERDCSTQRRHQKIIEESPSPALTDGLRRRMGEAAAALARHIGYRNAGTIEFLVEGAGEAAAFYFLEMNTRLQVEHPVTELVTGVDLVHAQLRVASGGTLPWMQSDLAQRGHAIECRIYAEDPANGFLPQAGRLSVYREPHGPGIRVDSGVVEGGEVSIYYDPMLAKLIGYGETREIARLRLVAALRRYPVLGIRTNIPFLVRVLEDERFIDGAIDTAYLEREGAGLCSERVGPSLAAALAGAVAFDPSATSGTLSPPLAVVPDPWDRLKGWRN
- a CDS encoding enoyl-CoA hydratase-related protein — translated: MGGYRHLLIRRVGPVEHVVLDRPDVRNAFNEALIEDLHAWATTRATGGDEVRVAVLSGAGRVFCAGGDLAWMAETVDVTREENLRSARRMAAMFEALDVVPVPLIGRIHGAAVGGGAGLAAVCDIVIATPDTQFGFTEVKLGLVPAVISPYALAKIGRSAARELFLTGARFSAARAREIGLVHDIVPQDALDGAVDRYVREVLTAEPAAVATAKEMIRRVWAGTPPDVLQITTDAIASRRVSPAGQEGMRAFLEKRPARWVSTTRPQEGGGE
- a CDS encoding carboxyl transferase domain-containing protein, translating into MDVIETRLRTDSDLYRTNRAHLEGLVAELRERMATARAGGGERALARHREQGKLPVRERVERLLDVESPWLELSALAAWGMYRGEAPSAGLVTGIGRVSGREVMVVANDATVKGGTYFPITVKKHLRAQQVALENRLPCLYLVDSGGAFLPLQAEVFPDRDHFGRIFYNQARMSAERIPQVAIVLGSCTAGGAYVPAMSDETVIVRGNGTIFLGGPPLVKAATGEEVTAEELGGSDVHTRLSGVADYLAEDDNHALRIARTIVSTLHGARPAAFDLTTPEDPRYDPQELYGVINADIRSSYDVREVIARLVDGSRFDEFKERYATTLVTGFARLHGYLVGLIANNGVLFSESALKATHFIEVCNLRGIPLVFLQNITGFMVGREYERAGIAKDGAKMVHAVANAVVPKFTVIIGGSFGAGNYGMCGRAYEPRLLWMWPNARISVMGGEQAASVLVTVKRDQLARDGRTLTLDEEADIRRPIVEKYEHEGSPYYSTARLWDDGILDPVRTRDALGLALAAALNAPVREPKFGVFRM